In Nyctibius grandis isolate bNycGra1 chromosome 6, bNycGra1.pri, whole genome shotgun sequence, a single genomic region encodes these proteins:
- the KIAA0232 gene encoding uncharacterized protein KIAA0232 homolog isoform X6, translating to MTVWNKSKVCSYSSSSSSSTAPPTSTDTSSPKDCNSESEVTKDRSNKVSAPVQERTQQKKSRNEKENKFSNNTVEEKPVLYKKQVRHKPEGKMRPRSWSSGSSEAGSSSSGNQGEYKASMKCIKVRHKTREVRNKKGRNGQSRLSVKSGEKADRKVHSGSSSSSSSGSIKQLCRRGKRPLKEIGRKEAGGSDGKDLYLDSRNEKEYKEEPLWYTEPITEYFVPLSRKSKLETTYRNREDICGVTSEAVEELSESVHGLCISNNNIHKTYLAAGTFIDGHFVEMPAVLNEDIDLAGTSICSQPEDDKYLDDVHLSELTHFYEVDIDQSMLDPGASDTMQGESRILNMIRQKSKEKTDFEAECCIVLDGMELQGESAIWTDSTSSVGAEGWFLQDLSNLAQFWECCSSSSSGDADGESFGGDSPIRFSPILDSTMLNSHMLAGNQELFSDINEGSGINSCFSVFEVQCSNSVLPFSFETLNLGNENADSSSTANILGKTQSRLLIWTKNSAFDENEHCSNLSTRTCSPWSHSEETRSDNETLNIPYEESTQFNAEDINYVVPRVSSSYVDEEILDFLPEETCQQQARTLGEMPTLIFKKKSKLESVCGIQLEQKAESKDYEATQGCSESSPHGDGYSSGVIKDIWTNMTDRNSAAMVEMEGIEDELFSTDVNNYCCCLDTEAKVETLQEPNKAVQRSEYHLWEGQKENLEKRAFVSNDLSKVDGGDYTTPSKPWNVNQDKENSFILGGVYGELKTFNSDGEWAVVPPSHSKGSLLQCAASDVVTIAGTDVFMTPGNSFAPGHRQLWRPFVSFEQNEQSKSGDNGLNKGFSFIFHEDLLGACGNFQVEEPGLEYSFSSFDLNNPFSQVLHVECSFEPEGIASFSPSFKPKSILCSDSDSEVLHPRICGVDRTQYRAIRISPRTHFRPISASELSPGGGSESEFESEKDEGGTAVPSQVDVFEDPQADLKPLEEDAEKEGHYYGKSELESGKFLPRLKKSGMEKSAQTSLDSQEESAGMLPVGNQDPCLECSLKESLDGRAMESSKVNCRIVEPREETGRFCSCKAGCHFPTYEDNPVSSGELEERMSGSQEKQCWWEKALYSPLFPASQCEECYTNAKGENGVGEFADVKEISNDDEHLLDFNMVSSVYEARCADDINAEAKPNGFRKKIYSSDSSSSEDTASEGGSEWADPCEEELFSRTQL from the exons ATGACTGTATGGAATAAATCCAAAGTATGCTCTTACTCTAGCTCCTCATCTTCATCCACTGCTCCACCAACTAGCACAGATACATCTTCTCCAAAGGACTGCAATAGTGAAAGTGAAGTAACTAAAGACAGAAGTAATAAAGTATCTGCCCCTGTACAGGAAAGAacccagcagaagaaaagtagaaatgagaaagaaaacaaatttagtAACAACACTGTTGAAGAGAAGCCTGTTTTGTACAAAAAGCAAGTCCGACATAAGCCTGAGGGAAAGATGCGTCCTCGCTCCTGGTCATCTGGATCCAGTGAGGCTGGCTCAAGTTCTAGTGGTAATCAAGGTGAATACAAGGCATCAATGAAATGTATTAAAGTCAGACACAAAACAAGAGAGGTTCGAAATAAAAAAGGGCGTAATGGGCAAAGCAGGCTTTCTGTGAAATCTGGTGAAAAGGCTGATAGAAAAGTCCACAGCGGAAGCAGTAGCAGCAGTAGCAGCGGGTCCATCAAACAGCTGTGCAGAAGAGGTAAAAGGCCATTAAAAGaaattggaagaaaagaagctgGCGGTAGCGATGGAAAAGATTTGTATTTAGACAGCAGGAATGAAAAGGAATATAAAGAAGAGCCCTTGTGGTATACTGAGCCGATTACAGAGTACTTTGTTCCTcttagcagaaaaagcaagctgGAGACTACATACCGCAACAGAGAAGATATATGTGGCGTAACATCAGAGGCTGTAGAAGAGTTGTCTGAGTCAGTGCATGGTCTTTGTATTAGCAACAATAATATTCATAAAACATACCTCGCAGCAGGTACTTTCATCGATGGTCACTTTGTAGAAATGCCTGCAGTTCTAAATGAGGATATTGACCTCGCTGGGACCTCAATATGTTCTCAACCAGAGGACGACAAATATTTGGATGATGTTCATCTGTCAGAACTAACACACTTCTATGAAGTGGATATTGATCAATCCATGTTGGATCCTGGTGCCTCAGATACGATGCAAGGGGAGAGTCGGATTTTAAATATGATTCGACagaagagtaaagaaaaaactGATTTTGAGGCAGAATGTTGCATAGTGTTAGATGGAATGGAGTTGCAAGGGGAAAGTGCAATATGGACAGATTCGACCAGCTCTGTTGGTGCTGAAGGGTGGTTCTTGCAAGACCTTAGTAATTTAGCTCAATTTTGGGAGTGCTGTTCATCTTCTAGTTCTGGTGATGCAGATGGGGAAAGTTTTGGAGGAGATTCTCCGATCAGATTCTCCCCCATCTTAGACAGCACAATGCTTAATTCACACATGCTTGCTGGCAATCAAGAGCTCTTTTCAGATATTAATGAAGGGTCTGGTATAAActcttgtttttcagtgtttgaagtGCAATGCAGTAACTCTgttttaccattttcttttgaaacactCAACTTgggaaatgaaaatgcagattcTAGTAGCACTGCTAATATTCTTGGGAAAACACAGTCTAGATTGCTAATATGGACCAAAAATAGTGCCTTTGATGAAAATGAACACTGTTCCAATCTTTCAACAAGAACCTGTAGTCCATGGTCACACTCGGAAGAGACACGTTCAGACAATGAGACTTTAAATATTCCATATGAAGAATCCACGCAATTTAATGCAGAAGATATTAATTATGTAGTTCCTAGAGTGTCTTCGAGTTATGTAGATGAAGAAATTCTAGATTTTTTGCCAGAAGAAACCTGCCAGCAACAAGCTAGAACTTTAGGAGAAATGCCCActttgattttcaaaaaaaaatctaagctaGAATCTGTCTGTGGTATTCAGCtagaacaaaaagcagaaagtaaAGACTATGAAGCTACACAAGGGTGTAGTGAAAGCAGTCCACATGGAGATGGCTACAGCTCAGGGGTTATTAAAGATATTTGGACAAATATGACAGACAGAAATTCTGCAGCGATGGTAGAAATGGAAGGAATAGAAGATGAATTGTTTTCAACTGATGTAAATAACTATTGCTGCTGTTTGGATACAGAAGCAAAAGTTGAAACCCTCCAGGAGCCCAATAAAGCAGTGCAGAGATCAGAGTATCATCTTTGGGAAGGTCAAAAGGAGAATTTAGAGAAGAGAGCCTTTGTCTCAAATGATTTATCAAAAGTAGATGGTGGTGACTATACTACACCATCAAAACCTTGGAATGTTAACCAGGATAAAGAGAACTCATTCATACTTGGTGGTGTGTATGGGGAGCTCAAAACATTTAATAGTGATGGAGAATGGGCAGTGGTGCCACCTAGTCACTCAAAAGGGAGCTTATTACAATGTGCAGCTTCTGATGTAGTGACAATAGCTGGTACAGATGTTTTTATGACTCCGGGTAATAGCTTTGCCCCTGGTCATAGGCAATTATGGAGGCCATTTGTATCGTTTGAACAGAATGAGCAATCCAAGAGTGGAGATAATGGATTAAAtaagggtttttcttttatcttccaTGAAGACTTACTGGGAGCTTGTGGTAACTTTCAAGTTGAAGAACCGGGGCTTGAATACTCATTCTCGTCCTTTGACCTGAACAATCCATTTTCACAAGTTCTTCATGTAGAGTGTTCGTTTGAGCCAGAAGGAATTGCATCGTTCAGCCCTAGTTTTAAACCTAAGTCAATTCTGTGCTCTGATTCAGACAGTGAGGTTTTACACCCCAGGATATGTGGTGTTGATCGAACGCAGTACAGGGCTATACGGATTTCTCCAAGGACTCACTTTCGCCCAATTTCTGCATCTGAACTTTCTCCAGGTGGTGGAAGCGAGTCAGAATTTGAGTCAGAAAAAGATGAGGGAGGTACTGCTGTCCCTTCTCAAGTAGATGTATTTGAGGATCCACAAGCAGATCTCAAACCTCTGgaagaagatgcagaaaaagaagGGCATTATTATGGAAAATCAGAGCTTGAATCTGGAAAATTCCTTCCCAGATTAAAAAAGTCTGGAATGGAGAAGAGTGCACAAACATCATTGGATTCCCAAGAAGAGTCGGCTGGGATGTTGCCAGTAGGAAACCAAGATCCCTGTTTAGAATGCAGTTTGAAAGAATCTCTAGATGGGAGGGCGATGGAGAGCTCTAAAGTGAACTGCAGAATAGTGGAGCCACGTGAGGAGACTGGCAGGTTTTGCAGTTGTAAAGCAGGGTGCCATTTCCCCACGTACGAGGATAATCCTGTTTCTTCAGGAGAGCTTGAAGAG AGAATGAGTGGCAGCCAGGAAAAGCAATGCTGGTGGGAAAAGGCGCTCTattctcccctttttcctgcatCACAGTGTGAAG AGTGTTACACAAATGCCAAGGGAGAGAATGGTGTAGGAGAATTTGCAGATGTAAAGGAAATATCCAATGATGATGAACATCTTTTAGATTTTAATATG GTTTCTTCTGTTTATGAAGCAAGATGTGCAGATGATATAAATGCTGAGGCAAAACCAAATGGCTTCAGGAAGAAGATCTACTCCAGTGATAGCTCCAGCTCTGAAGACACAGCTTCAGAAGGTGGAAGTGAATGGGCTGATCCGTGTGAGGAGGAGCTTTTTTCTCGAACTCAACTATAA
- the KIAA0232 gene encoding uncharacterized protein KIAA0232 homolog isoform X3, translated as MRPICTVVVDGLPSESSSSSYPGPVSVSEMSLLHALGPVQTWLGQELEKCGIDAMIYTRYVLSLLLHDSYDYDLQEQENDIFLGWEKGAYKKWGKSKKKCSDLTLEEMKKQAAVQCLRSASDESSGIETLVEELCSRLKDLQNKQEEKIHKKLEGSLSPETDLSPTAKDQVEMYYEAFPPLSEKPVCLQEIMTVWNKSKVCSYSSSSSSSTAPPTSTDTSSPKDCNSESEVTKDRSNKVSAPVQERTQQKKSRNEKENKFSNNTVEEKPVLYKKQVRHKPEGKMRPRSWSSGSSEAGSSSSGNQGEYKASMKCIKVRHKTREVRNKKGRNGQSRLSVKSGEKADRKVHSGSSSSSSSGSIKQLCRRGKRPLKEIGRKEAGGSDGKDLYLDSRNEKEYKEEPLWYTEPITEYFVPLSRKSKLETTYRNREDICGVTSEAVEELSESVHGLCISNNNIHKTYLAAGTFIDGHFVEMPAVLNEDIDLAGTSICSQPEDDKYLDDVHLSELTHFYEVDIDQSMLDPGASDTMQGESRILNMIRQKSKEKTDFEAECCIVLDGMELQGESAIWTDSTSSVGAEGWFLQDLSNLAQFWECCSSSSSGDADGESFGGDSPIRFSPILDSTMLNSHMLAGNQELFSDINEGSGINSCFSVFEVQCSNSVLPFSFETLNLGNENADSSSTANILGKTQSRLLIWTKNSAFDENEHCSNLSTRTCSPWSHSEETRSDNETLNIPYEESTQFNAEDINYVVPRVSSSYVDEEILDFLPEETCQQQARTLGEMPTLIFKKKSKLESVCGIQLEQKAESKDYEATQGCSESSPHGDGYSSGVIKDIWTNMTDRNSAAMVEMEGIEDELFSTDVNNYCCCLDTEAKVETLQEPNKAVQRSEYHLWEGQKENLEKRAFVSNDLSKVDGGDYTTPSKPWNVNQDKENSFILGGVYGELKTFNSDGEWAVVPPSHSKGSLLQCAASDVVTIAGTDVFMTPGNSFAPGHRQLWRPFVSFEQNEQSKSGDNGLNKGFSFIFHEDLLGACGNFQVEEPGLEYSFSSFDLNNPFSQVLHVECSFEPEGIASFSPSFKPKSILCSDSDSEVLHPRICGVDRTQYRAIRISPRTHFRPISASELSPGGGSESEFESEKDEGGTAVPSQVDVFEDPQADLKPLEEDAEKEGHYYGKSELESGKFLPRLKKSGMEKSAQTSLDSQEESAGMLPVGNQDPCLECSLKESLDGRAMESSKVNCRIVEPREETGRFCSCKAGCHFPTYEDNPVSSGELEERMSGSQEKQCWWEKALYSPLFPASQCEGFFCL; from the exons AGCTCTGGGATTGAAACGTTAGTGGAGGAGCTTTGCTCCAGACTGAAAGACCTTCAGAATAAGCAAG aGGAGAAGATTCACAAAAAGTTAGAAGGCTCTTTGTCTCCTGAGACTGATTTATCTCCCACAGCAAAGGATCAAGTAGaaat gTACTATGAAGCATTTCCTCCTCTGTCTGAAAAGCCAGTTTGCCTGCAGGAAATTATGACTGTATGGAATAAATCCAAAGTATGCTCTTACTCTAGCTCCTCATCTTCATCCACTGCTCCACCAACTAGCACAGATACATCTTCTCCAAAGGACTGCAATAGTGAAAGTGAAGTAACTAAAGACAGAAGTAATAAAGTATCTGCCCCTGTACAGGAAAGAacccagcagaagaaaagtagaaatgagaaagaaaacaaatttagtAACAACACTGTTGAAGAGAAGCCTGTTTTGTACAAAAAGCAAGTCCGACATAAGCCTGAGGGAAAGATGCGTCCTCGCTCCTGGTCATCTGGATCCAGTGAGGCTGGCTCAAGTTCTAGTGGTAATCAAGGTGAATACAAGGCATCAATGAAATGTATTAAAGTCAGACACAAAACAAGAGAGGTTCGAAATAAAAAAGGGCGTAATGGGCAAAGCAGGCTTTCTGTGAAATCTGGTGAAAAGGCTGATAGAAAAGTCCACAGCGGAAGCAGTAGCAGCAGTAGCAGCGGGTCCATCAAACAGCTGTGCAGAAGAGGTAAAAGGCCATTAAAAGaaattggaagaaaagaagctgGCGGTAGCGATGGAAAAGATTTGTATTTAGACAGCAGGAATGAAAAGGAATATAAAGAAGAGCCCTTGTGGTATACTGAGCCGATTACAGAGTACTTTGTTCCTcttagcagaaaaagcaagctgGAGACTACATACCGCAACAGAGAAGATATATGTGGCGTAACATCAGAGGCTGTAGAAGAGTTGTCTGAGTCAGTGCATGGTCTTTGTATTAGCAACAATAATATTCATAAAACATACCTCGCAGCAGGTACTTTCATCGATGGTCACTTTGTAGAAATGCCTGCAGTTCTAAATGAGGATATTGACCTCGCTGGGACCTCAATATGTTCTCAACCAGAGGACGACAAATATTTGGATGATGTTCATCTGTCAGAACTAACACACTTCTATGAAGTGGATATTGATCAATCCATGTTGGATCCTGGTGCCTCAGATACGATGCAAGGGGAGAGTCGGATTTTAAATATGATTCGACagaagagtaaagaaaaaactGATTTTGAGGCAGAATGTTGCATAGTGTTAGATGGAATGGAGTTGCAAGGGGAAAGTGCAATATGGACAGATTCGACCAGCTCTGTTGGTGCTGAAGGGTGGTTCTTGCAAGACCTTAGTAATTTAGCTCAATTTTGGGAGTGCTGTTCATCTTCTAGTTCTGGTGATGCAGATGGGGAAAGTTTTGGAGGAGATTCTCCGATCAGATTCTCCCCCATCTTAGACAGCACAATGCTTAATTCACACATGCTTGCTGGCAATCAAGAGCTCTTTTCAGATATTAATGAAGGGTCTGGTATAAActcttgtttttcagtgtttgaagtGCAATGCAGTAACTCTgttttaccattttcttttgaaacactCAACTTgggaaatgaaaatgcagattcTAGTAGCACTGCTAATATTCTTGGGAAAACACAGTCTAGATTGCTAATATGGACCAAAAATAGTGCCTTTGATGAAAATGAACACTGTTCCAATCTTTCAACAAGAACCTGTAGTCCATGGTCACACTCGGAAGAGACACGTTCAGACAATGAGACTTTAAATATTCCATATGAAGAATCCACGCAATTTAATGCAGAAGATATTAATTATGTAGTTCCTAGAGTGTCTTCGAGTTATGTAGATGAAGAAATTCTAGATTTTTTGCCAGAAGAAACCTGCCAGCAACAAGCTAGAACTTTAGGAGAAATGCCCActttgattttcaaaaaaaaatctaagctaGAATCTGTCTGTGGTATTCAGCtagaacaaaaagcagaaagtaaAGACTATGAAGCTACACAAGGGTGTAGTGAAAGCAGTCCACATGGAGATGGCTACAGCTCAGGGGTTATTAAAGATATTTGGACAAATATGACAGACAGAAATTCTGCAGCGATGGTAGAAATGGAAGGAATAGAAGATGAATTGTTTTCAACTGATGTAAATAACTATTGCTGCTGTTTGGATACAGAAGCAAAAGTTGAAACCCTCCAGGAGCCCAATAAAGCAGTGCAGAGATCAGAGTATCATCTTTGGGAAGGTCAAAAGGAGAATTTAGAGAAGAGAGCCTTTGTCTCAAATGATTTATCAAAAGTAGATGGTGGTGACTATACTACACCATCAAAACCTTGGAATGTTAACCAGGATAAAGAGAACTCATTCATACTTGGTGGTGTGTATGGGGAGCTCAAAACATTTAATAGTGATGGAGAATGGGCAGTGGTGCCACCTAGTCACTCAAAAGGGAGCTTATTACAATGTGCAGCTTCTGATGTAGTGACAATAGCTGGTACAGATGTTTTTATGACTCCGGGTAATAGCTTTGCCCCTGGTCATAGGCAATTATGGAGGCCATTTGTATCGTTTGAACAGAATGAGCAATCCAAGAGTGGAGATAATGGATTAAAtaagggtttttcttttatcttccaTGAAGACTTACTGGGAGCTTGTGGTAACTTTCAAGTTGAAGAACCGGGGCTTGAATACTCATTCTCGTCCTTTGACCTGAACAATCCATTTTCACAAGTTCTTCATGTAGAGTGTTCGTTTGAGCCAGAAGGAATTGCATCGTTCAGCCCTAGTTTTAAACCTAAGTCAATTCTGTGCTCTGATTCAGACAGTGAGGTTTTACACCCCAGGATATGTGGTGTTGATCGAACGCAGTACAGGGCTATACGGATTTCTCCAAGGACTCACTTTCGCCCAATTTCTGCATCTGAACTTTCTCCAGGTGGTGGAAGCGAGTCAGAATTTGAGTCAGAAAAAGATGAGGGAGGTACTGCTGTCCCTTCTCAAGTAGATGTATTTGAGGATCCACAAGCAGATCTCAAACCTCTGgaagaagatgcagaaaaagaagGGCATTATTATGGAAAATCAGAGCTTGAATCTGGAAAATTCCTTCCCAGATTAAAAAAGTCTGGAATGGAGAAGAGTGCACAAACATCATTGGATTCCCAAGAAGAGTCGGCTGGGATGTTGCCAGTAGGAAACCAAGATCCCTGTTTAGAATGCAGTTTGAAAGAATCTCTAGATGGGAGGGCGATGGAGAGCTCTAAAGTGAACTGCAGAATAGTGGAGCCACGTGAGGAGACTGGCAGGTTTTGCAGTTGTAAAGCAGGGTGCCATTTCCCCACGTACGAGGATAATCCTGTTTCTTCAGGAGAGCTTGAAGAG AGAATGAGTGGCAGCCAGGAAAAGCAATGCTGGTGGGAAAAGGCGCTCTattctcccctttttcctgcatCACAGTGTGAAG GTTTCTTCTGTTTATGA